In the genome of Methylomagnum ishizawai, the window GCGCGAGAGAAACCGGACGGGCGATTTCTTCCACAACTTTGAGCAAAAGGTTGAAAGGAATCATCCATTTCCCGAACGGGGTTAACGCTAATTCCTTGGCGAAACCTATCGGACCCTTGACCTTGACGCTATAGAACAGGATCAAGAAGAACACCGAGATGGACATGCCGAAAGTCGCGTTCAAATCGGTGCTGGGCACGACACGCATATATTCGAGTCCCATCGCCGAACCGATCAGCGGCAGCAAATCGACAGGGATCAAGTCCATAAAGTTCATGAGCCAAATCCACACGAAAATCGTGAGGGACAGCGGGGCGATGACTTTGCTATCACCGTGGAAGGCATCCTTGACTTGGCCGTCCACGAACTCGACCAGCATTTCCGCGAAATTCTGCAAGGGTCCGGGAACGCCGGTGGTCGCTTCCACCGCGGCTTTGCGGAATAAAATCAAGAAGAAAGCGCCTAGCGCGGCGGAGAAGAAGAGGGTATCCCAATGGAAGGTCCAGAAGCCTTCGCCGGAAGACAGGGGGGTCAAGTGATGGACGATGTAGCCGGTGGCTCCGCCAGAACCGTGTGCCTCGGTTGCCATAGTATTCTCTCTATAATCCTTAACCACGCGCCAAAAGCGCAAACCAAAATACCGCTAATACCGATCCGAAGCCGGTGAATAACGGGGCAAACATAATATCAGGCAATTGGAAGATGAAAACAAACAGTACGGCGGTTGTAATTAATTTTATGGTTTCGCCGTAGTAGAACCGTTTTACGATGTCCTTGGCCGTCCGGGTGGAATCGGGTGATCCGAATTTGACGGCGAAGTAAGCGTTCGGCAGGAAAGCGGTCATACCGCCCAAAAATGCCGATCTGGCGGGCATCCAACCCCACACGGCCCAGACCACAAGGGTAATCAGGGCGACCGCTAATAACTGCATTCGGAGTATCCATCCCACAACAGGGAAGAGGGAATTCGGACCCATTCAGCTTACCCGATGCAAATTCCGACGTATGCTATCAACCGCACTTGTAAAGATCAATGCGCGTGGTATTCAACGGAGTCTTTCCAGAACGCCTTCCAGTTGATCGAGGCTATCGTATTGGATGATGAGCTTGCCGGTCCCTTGTTTGCCATGGCGGATCGAGACCGGGGCACCGATGCTCATGGCGATGTTTTCTTCCAATTGGCGGATATCAGGGTCTTTGGGCGCGGGCGGCTTGGGTGCGGACTTGATGCCTGCTTTGGCTTGTTGCACCAGGGCTTCGGTGGCGCGGACGCTGAGTTGCTTGGCCGCGACCTGCTGGGCTATATCCGCTTGTAGCGCCGTATCCAGGCCGAGCAAGGCGCGGGCATGACCCATTTCCAGAGAACCGGCCAGCAATAGCTGTTTGACTTCGGGATGCAGTTCGTTCAGGCGCAGCAAATTGGTCACGGCGGCCCGCGACTTGCCCACGGCGTCGGCGAGTTGCTGATGGGTCATGCCGTATTCGTCGAGCAGGCGCTTGAGCGCCTCGGCCTCTTCCAAAGGATTCAGGTCTTGGCGCTGGATGTTCTCGATCAAGGCGATGGCCATCGCCGCCTGGTCGGTCACGTCGCGCACCACCACCGGCACTTCCCGCAGCCCGGCCAATTGCGCGGCCCGCCAGCGGCGTTCGCCGGCGATGATCTCGTAGCGGCCCTCACCCACGGTACGGGCCACCACCGGCTGTACCAAGCCCTGGGCGCTGATGGAATCGGCCAACTCTTGGAGTTTGGCCGGGTCGATGTCCTTGCGGGGCTGAAACCGGCTGGGCTGTAATCGCTCCACCGCCACCGTCTTCATTTTTTCCAGGGCCACCACTTCCAATTGGGTACCACCCCCACCGAGCAAGGCGTCCAGCCCCCGGCCTAATCCTCGTTTTTTCACGCTCATAGTGTTTGGCGTTTGAATGAATCCGCAGTCGTGGCGAGCCGCCGCATAATATGCTATAGCCAGGAAACCCTATAATAGGCGGCGGATTGAATAAGCCGACGGCTTTCCAATCTTCCAAGCCCATCGTCCGCTAGCGCATTTTCACGTTATTTGTAGAGTGGGACGTATTCCGTGCCCACCAGGATAGCTAGGAAGCGGTGTGCATAGGTACATGCCCACCCTACGACCGAGCACATACCCAAATCGAAATACCCTAGCACACCATATTTTTGACGAAACGCTCAAAAGCTTTGATATTCACCAGAACATTCCGCTTATTGTAAAGCTTGCCCTGATGCTTCCAGCCTGCGTAATCCGGTTTAGGAAATTCTTTATCCTCGGCAATGAACGCACCGTACTCAAAACCCAAGGCATTGCTCAACACCCAATAAGCGCGGGTAGCGCAGAGCGGCGGAAGAATCTCCCCGACCCTGGTATTCTTAGGGCCGCAGAATAGGATGTTGGTCAACCCCGCGCCATGAACCCCGATCACCGCATTGGCGCTCTTGAATATGGCCACCTGTTCGGCGAACCTGAAATCTTCCAAAAACACGGTTTTGAAATCATATTTTTCGAGAACCTTGTTCACTTCGTCTTGATTGAGAATTTTCCTGGTAAGCGCCTTGTTCCTGGAAATAAAAATCCTTTGCCCAACTCCAGCCGGAGCCGGTTGGGAAGGTTCTGCGCCGCCCTCCGTCTCGACAAAGGATTTCCGCAGGAAATCGATAGCCCAAGGTGCGCCTACATGGGCGGGATGCCTCAAGCCACTGTGCTTGATTTTGAACGAATTACTGGAAACATATAGCTCTGGAATTCTTATCGATATTTTCCTAACGCCCTTCTTGGCCATATCCAAGAATGGACTGAACACCCGCCTACCCAACTTCGCAAACACATCCTCTACATATTGATTACGGGAGAAACAAAGATAAATATCGGGCTTCACCGACTCAAACAAAGGTATTCTGGTTATCTTATCCAATAAAAAATGACAAACATTGAAGATATTGAATTTGTCATCTATAAGCGCCAAACGCCCGGAATCGAAATCCTGGACTTCATCCAAAATGAACGGCTCGGTACCATGACTGAATTTGAGATTCCTATCCTGATCGAAGATATAAAACTTTATATTGCTTCTATTGGTACAGTCCGCAGATAAAATAGCCGATGGAATAAAGTGCAGCTCAACACTAGGCACATCCCCGGTTTTGGTAGAAAAAATATAGTGTTCGCCTCCAGACACCGGCGCGGACAAATTGAAAGTCCGAGGGGGAACCACTAGGATAGAGCTATCTGCCGTCATAAGAATATTTTCCACCTGTAAAATCAATCATGAAGTCCATAGCCAAAACCTGCCGACTTAAATTTCGATACCCAGCATAGCAAGCTACATTTTATTGGCTTTCATGCCCGTCTAGATAGTCATCCTCGATATACCGATTGCCACTGTCGCCACTTCTGGCCCTGGAACCCATATCTTCATGCAAGATATACCATAACAAGCCAACTCCAACCACAGGGAAAAACCAAATAAACCATATCGAAGCCTTTTTTTGTAAAGGCTCAAATAGTTCACTACGAGCCGTAGCGATTGTGACCATTATATTTGCGACGACCAGCAGTAACGCCAAAAAAGCGATTAAAGCACTGATAATCATATCATCCACCCCGGAAAATCCAGCCGGGATAACTTCAAAGCCGGTTTTGCCTGCCCAATCGTGGGCTAAACAGCGAGCGATTCAGCGTCCAATCAAGCCGCGCTCTTAGCGCCCTTCCCTGCTTTGGCCTTTCCTTGGTTACGCCGCGCAATTTCCCCGGCCAAGGCCAGATAGGCAAGCGCCCCCTTGGAAGCCTTGTCATACTTCATCACCGGCAAGCCATGGCTAGGTGCTTCGGCCAATCGGATATTACGTGGAATCACCGTGCGGAAAACCTGCTCGCCGAAATGCTCCAATAATTGCTCGGATACCTCCCCGGCCAAGCGGCTGCGGGTATCGTGCATGGTCCTCAGCAAGCCTTCGATCTGCAAATGTGGATTCACGGTTTCGCGCACATTCCGCAAGGTATCCATCAAGTCAGATAAGCCTTCCAGCGCGTAGTATTCGCATTGCACCGGAATCAGCACGCTATCCGCCGCCACCAGGGCGTTCAAAGTCAGGATATTCAGCGAAGGCGGGCAATCGATGACGACGAAGTGATACTCGGCGCGGGTGATCGCCAAGGCATCGGTCAGGGCGCATTCGCGGCGGTCGCGCTGCATCAATTCCACTTGGGCGGCGGTCAGGTCGGAATTGCCGGGCAGCACGTCCAAGCCGACCTCCTTGATGGAAAGAATGGCGTCGCGGGCATGGACCTGGCCCGATAGCACCTCGTAGGCCGAGGGCGACACGGTTTTCTTATTCACGCCGCAACCCATGGTCGCGTTGCCCTGCGGGTCCAGATCGACCAGCAACACCTTGTGCCGGGTCGCCGCCAGCGAGGCCGCGAGATTGACGCTGGTGGTGGTCTTGCCCACACCGCCTTTTTGGTTGGCTACCGCGATGATTTTTCCCATTAGCTATCCGCCATGATTTCGACCAAATGCCGCTCCACGTCCAGACCCGGAATCGCCAGCTTATGGACGCGGACGCCGCGGCCCTTGAGGGTTTCGATTTCTTGCTGGGGCCAAACGCCCTTTTGCGCCAGAATCCGGCCACTGGGGGCCAATAGCCGCGCCGTGGTCGCCACGATGTCTCCCAAACTGGCGAAGGCGCGGGCCAGCACGGTGTCGAACCCCCGTTCGGGGCGGTATTGTTCCACCCGCGCCGTGATGACGTCCACGTTTTTCAGCCCGAGTTCGATGACGGCCTGTTGCACGAAACGGGTTTTTTTGGCGTTGCTGTCGAGCAGGGCGAAGGCTTTATCCGGGCACAGGATCGCCAGGGGAATGCCGGGCAAACCCGCGCCGGTGCCCACGTCGAGGATGGTTTTACCATGCAGATAAGGCGTGGCGGTCAGGCTGTCCAGCAAATGCAGGTCCACCGCCGTATTGAGGTCGCGGATGGCGGTGAGGTTGTAGGTGCGGTTCCATTTCTGCATTAGATTCAGGAAAGCCAGCAGCTTAGTCCGCTGTCCAGGGGTATGGGATAACGCGAGGGTTTCCATGCCCGCGGCGAGGCGGCGGTCGAGGGTTTCCATGCTCAGGCGCTCAGCTTCTTGATATGCACCAACAGCAAGGAAATCGCCGCCGGGGTCACCCCAGGAATCCGCGCCGCCTGCCCCACGGTTTCCGGGCGCTGTTGCCTGAGCTTGTCGCGCACCTCGGCGGACAGGCCGACCACGTTGGCGTAATCGAATTGCTCGGGCAAGCGCCAATGCTCATAGCGGCGGGTGCGGTCGATTTCGGCCTGCTGGCGGTCGATGTAGCCCTGATACTTGGCCTGGATTTCCACTTGTTCCAAAGCCTGCGGATCGTTCACCGCCGCCAGCGCCGGGCAGATATCGCGCAGATGTTCGGCACGGACTTCCGGGCGGCGCAGCAATTCGAGCAAGCGGGCTTCGCGGGTCAAGGGACTGGTCAGGATCGGTTCCAGGCTCAAAGCCTCGGGCGAATTAGGGCGGATTTCCCGTTCGGCCAGCTCGGTTTGCATCCTGGCAATCGCCGCTTGCTTGGCCTCGAACCGCCGCCAATGTTCGTCCTCCACCACGCCCAGTTCGCGGCCCTTGGGCGTCAGGCGCAAATCGGCGTTGTCCTCGCGCAGCAGCAGCCGGTATTCGGCGCGGCTGGTGAACATGCGGTAAGGCTCGGACGTGCCACGGGTGATGAGGTCGTCGATCATCACGCCCATGTAAGCCTCGTCGCGGCTGGGGGACCAGGATTCGCGGCCCTGGGCCTTGAGCGCGGCGTTCAGCCCGGCGATCAAGCCTTGGGCGGCAGCTTCCTCATAACCCGTCGTGCCGTTGATCTGGCCCGCAAAGAACAGGCCGTCCATGGGCTTGGTTTCCAGCGAGGCTTTCAAA includes:
- a CDS encoding ParA family protein, encoding MGKIIAVANQKGGVGKTTTSVNLAASLAATRHKVLLVDLDPQGNATMGCGVNKKTVSPSAYEVLSGQVHARDAILSIKEVGLDVLPGNSDLTAAQVELMQRDRRECALTDALAITRAEYHFVVIDCPPSLNILTLNALVAADSVLIPVQCEYYALEGLSDLMDTLRNVRETVNPHLQIEGLLRTMHDTRSRLAGEVSEQLLEHFGEQVFRTVIPRNIRLAEAPSHGLPVMKYDKASKGALAYLALAGEIARRNQGKAKAGKGAKSAA
- the atpB gene encoding F0F1 ATP synthase subunit A — translated: MATEAHGSGGATGYIVHHLTPLSSGEGFWTFHWDTLFFSAALGAFFLILFRKAAVEATTGVPGPLQNFAEMLVEFVDGQVKDAFHGDSKVIAPLSLTIFVWIWLMNFMDLIPVDLLPLIGSAMGLEYMRVVPSTDLNATFGMSISVFFLILFYSVKVKGPIGFAKELALTPFGKWMIPFNLLLKVVEEIARPVSLALRLFGNMYAGELIFILIALLPWFIQPLLSFPWAVFHILIITLQAFIFMVLTIVYLSLAHEDH
- a CDS encoding ATP synthase subunit I; translated protein: MQLLAVALITLVVWAVWGWMPARSAFLGGMTAFLPNAYFAVKFGSPDSTRTAKDIVKRFYYGETIKLITTAVLFVFIFQLPDIMFAPLFTGFGSVLAVFWFALLARG
- a CDS encoding glycosyltransferase family 61 protein, with amino-acid sequence MTADSSILVVPPRTFNLSAPVSGGEHYIFSTKTGDVPSVELHFIPSAILSADCTNRSNIKFYIFDQDRNLKFSHGTEPFILDEVQDFDSGRLALIDDKFNIFNVCHFLLDKITRIPLFESVKPDIYLCFSRNQYVEDVFAKLGRRVFSPFLDMAKKGVRKISIRIPELYVSSNSFKIKHSGLRHPAHVGAPWAIDFLRKSFVETEGGAEPSQPAPAGVGQRIFISRNKALTRKILNQDEVNKVLEKYDFKTVFLEDFRFAEQVAIFKSANAVIGVHGAGLTNILFCGPKNTRVGEILPPLCATRAYWVLSNALGFEYGAFIAEDKEFPKPDYAGWKHQGKLYNKRNVLVNIKAFERFVKNMVC
- the rsmG gene encoding 16S rRNA (guanine(527)-N(7))-methyltransferase RsmG, giving the protein METLDRRLAAGMETLALSHTPGQRTKLLAFLNLMQKWNRTYNLTAIRDLNTAVDLHLLDSLTATPYLHGKTILDVGTGAGLPGIPLAILCPDKAFALLDSNAKKTRFVQQAVIELGLKNVDVITARVEQYRPERGFDTVLARAFASLGDIVATTARLLAPSGRILAQKGVWPQQEIETLKGRGVRVHKLAIPGLDVERHLVEIMADS
- a CDS encoding ParB/RepB/Spo0J family partition protein, which produces MSVKKRGLGRGLDALLGGGGTQLEVVALEKMKTVAVERLQPSRFQPRKDIDPAKLQELADSISAQGLVQPVVARTVGEGRYEIIAGERRWRAAQLAGLREVPVVVRDVTDQAAMAIALIENIQRQDLNPLEEAEALKRLLDEYGMTHQQLADAVGKSRAAVTNLLRLNELHPEVKQLLLAGSLEMGHARALLGLDTALQADIAQQVAAKQLSVRATEALVQQAKAGIKSAPKPPAPKDPDIRQLEENIAMSIGAPVSIRHGKQGTGKLIIQYDSLDQLEGVLERLR